A single Antechinus flavipes isolate AdamAnt ecotype Samford, QLD, Australia chromosome 5, AdamAnt_v2, whole genome shotgun sequence DNA region contains:
- the LOC127564858 gene encoding GTPase KRas-like, producing the protein MAFCVHTSIGDPERRRTKMYKLVVMGTCSVGKTALIMQFAKDHFMTEYGPTIQDSYRKHTVVDEEQCHLDIMDTTSTEAFYCLRDESMHRGEGFLLVYAVNDLYSFDNVNILWNHLQGIKGNNRIPVVLVANKVDVTDRLVNHTMGQEVARSFGVPYVETSAKTGQGVEQAFHDLVREICRLRAEEELKSLPNTKQKKVWEFKFCTIQ; encoded by the coding sequence AACCAAGATGTATAAGTTGGTGGTGATGGGCACCTGTTCTGTGGGCAAGACTGCACTGATCATGCAGTTTGCTAAGGATCATTTTATGACCGAATATGGTCCCACCATCCAAGATTCCTATCGGAAGCACACAGTGGTGGATGAAGAGCAGTGTCACCTGGACATCATGGATACCACAAGCACTGAAGCATTTTATTGCCTGAGGGATGAGTCCATGCACCGGGGAGAGGGATTCCTCTTAGTTTATGCAGTGAATGACCTCTACTCTTTTGACAATGTGAATATCCTCTGGAACCATCTACAGGGAATCAAGGGCAACAACCGTATACCCGTGGTGTTGGTGGCCAACAAAGTAGATGTGACCGACAGGCTGGTGAACCATACAATGGGCCAGGAGGTGGCCAGGAGCTTCGGGGTCCCTTATGTGGAGACATCAGCCAAGACTGGGCAAGGTGTGGAGCAAGCCTTCCATGACTTGGTCCGAGAAATTTGTAGGCTGCGAGCTGAGGAGGAGCTTAAGAGTCTCCCTAATACTAAGCAGAAGAAAGTCTGGGAGTTCAAGTTTTGCACTATCCAGTGA
- the LOC127538795 gene encoding E3 ubiquitin-protein ligase Mdm2-like: MTFYEIPAASAAPQARASFWGAASENVAAVRAGRGGVKGVRVRYACGFRARTPRGASSPPPKALQGSAKAGMAPEIPVRGLHVCNTRMSSDTDSTFSTSQILASEQEVLVLFYLGQYIMSKQLYDKKQQHVVYCSDDLLGDLFGVPSFSVKEPRKLYAMISRNLTAVNQQEFASPNTSTNETRHLPEIGSDQEKSMQELQEEKPPNLNATPTTSPRRLHSETEFTSRNTSTHEIRRRLEIGSDQEESMQELQEEKPPNLNATPTTSPRRTHSETEFASPNTSTNETRSLLEIGSDQEESMQELQEEKPPTTSPRRTYSETDFTSPNTSTNETRHRLEIESDQEESMQELQEEKLPILNATPTTSPRRTHSETEFASPNTSTHETRRRLEIGSDQEESMQEEKPPNLNSRPTTSSRRPHSETGT; the protein is encoded by the exons ATGACGTTCTACGAGATCCCAGCCGCCTCCGCTGCTCCGCAGGCGCGTGCCTCGTTCTGGGGCGCGGCTTCCGAGAATGTAGCTGCGGTTCGGGCGGGGCGGGGGGGAGTGAAAGGCGTGCGCGTGCGATATGCGTGCGGTTTCCG CGCGCGGACGCCGCGAGGtgcttcttcccctccccccaaggcCCTCCAAGGGTCCGCGAAGGCGGGCATGGCGCCAGAAATCCCCGTCCGAGGGCT gcACGTGTGCAATACCAGAATGTCTTCTGACACAGATAGTACCTTCAGCACCTCACAAATTCTAGCTTCGGAACAAGAGGTTCTG GTTTTATTCTATCTTGGCCAGTATATTATGTCAAAACAGTTATATGACAAAAAGCAACAGCATGTTGTTTATTGTTCAGATGATCTTCTTGGAGATTTGTTTGGGGTACCCAGCTTCTCTGTGAAAGAACCTAG gAAATTATATGCAATGATATCTAGAAACTTGACAGCAGTGAATCAACAGG aatttgcTAGCCCAAACACATCTACAAATGAAACCAGGCATCTCCCTGAAATTGGAAGTGATCAAGAG AAATCTATGCAAGAATTGCAAGAAGAGAAACCACCAAATTTGAATGCTACACCAACTACCTCACCCAGAAGACTTCATAGTGAAACAG aatttacTAGCCGAAACACATCTACACATGAAATCAGGCGTCGCCTTGAAATTGGAAGTGATCAAGAG gaatctatgcAAGAATTGCAAGAAGAGAAACCACCAAATTTGAATGCTACACCAACTACCTCACCCAGAAGAACACATAGTGAAACAG aatttgcTAGCCCAAACACATCTACAAATGAAACCAGGAGTCTCCTTGAAATTGGAAGTGATCAAGAG GAATCTATGCAAGAATTGCAAGAAGAGAAACCACCAACTACCTCACCCAGAAGAACATATAGTGAAACAG attttacTAGCCCAAACACATCTACAAATGAAACCAGGCATCGCCTTGAAATTGAAAGTGATCAAGAG gaatctatgcAAGAATTGCAAGAAGAGAAACTACCAATTTTGAATGCTACACCAACTACCTCACCCAGAAGAACACATAGTGAAACAG aatttgcTAGCCCAAACACATCTACACATGAAACCAGGCGTCGCCTTGAAATTGGAAGTGATCAAGAG gaatctatgcAAGAAGAGAAACCACCAAATTTGAATTCTAGACCAACTACCTCATCCAGAAGACCACATAGTGAAACAGGTACATAG